The Propionibacterium freudenreichii subsp. freudenreichii genome contains a region encoding:
- a CDS encoding hemolysin family protein — MTQTDWIFIIVAVVLTVFGSMLAAGETALQTVSRKRAERMVADGIRGADRVLDIEADPAPTINTAMLLRIVCETGAVILGCLVVFDNFDHDWERIGIPLLVLSIIDFIVWGVMPRTLGRQRAEQTAVRAARPLGALTSLFGWLTSGLILVGNALTPGRGYADGPFSSEAELREMVDIAEKAEVIEHGERDMIHSVFELGDTLVREVMVPRTDVVFIESGKTLRQGMSLALRSGFSRIPVIGDNLDDVRGIVYLKDLTKRVFDNPEADQKETVDQIMRAAVFCPDSKPVDDLLTEMQATRNHMVVIVDEFGGSAGVATIEDLVEEIVGEITDEYDAEPDLAEQLDDGRWRISARMPLDEVGDLFDLELDDEDVETAGGLMAKQLNRVPIIGSEVVWKGLRFVAEKATGRRHQIDTIVVSREPEPEPSPDQKDDDD; from the coding sequence GTGACGCAGACGGACTGGATTTTCATCATTGTCGCGGTGGTGCTCACCGTCTTCGGCAGCATGCTCGCCGCTGGTGAGACCGCCCTGCAGACCGTCTCGCGCAAGCGCGCGGAGCGCATGGTGGCCGACGGCATCCGGGGCGCTGACCGGGTGCTCGACATCGAGGCCGATCCGGCCCCGACCATCAACACCGCCATGTTGCTGCGCATCGTCTGCGAGACCGGTGCCGTGATCCTGGGCTGCCTGGTGGTCTTCGACAATTTCGATCATGACTGGGAACGCATCGGCATCCCACTGCTGGTGTTGTCCATCATCGACTTCATCGTGTGGGGCGTCATGCCCCGCACCTTGGGCCGTCAGCGTGCCGAACAGACGGCCGTCCGTGCCGCCCGGCCCCTCGGGGCCCTCACCTCGCTCTTCGGCTGGCTGACCAGCGGACTCATCCTGGTGGGCAATGCCCTGACACCCGGGCGTGGCTATGCCGACGGCCCGTTCAGCTCCGAGGCCGAGTTGCGCGAGATGGTCGACATCGCCGAGAAGGCCGAGGTGATCGAACACGGCGAACGCGACATGATCCACTCCGTGTTCGAGCTCGGCGACACCCTTGTGCGCGAGGTGATGGTGCCCCGCACCGATGTGGTGTTCATCGAATCCGGCAAGACACTTCGCCAGGGCATGAGCCTGGCGTTGCGTTCCGGATTCAGTCGCATTCCAGTGATCGGGGACAATCTCGATGACGTGCGCGGCATCGTCTACCTGAAGGACCTCACCAAGCGGGTCTTCGACAATCCCGAGGCCGACCAGAAGGAAACCGTCGACCAGATCATGCGTGCGGCTGTCTTCTGCCCCGACTCCAAGCCCGTCGACGACCTGCTGACCGAGATGCAGGCCACCCGCAACCACATGGTCGTGATCGTCGACGAATTCGGTGGCTCGGCCGGCGTGGCCACCATCGAGGACCTGGTGGAGGAAATCGTCGGTGAGATCACCGACGAATATGACGCAGAACCCGATCTTGCTGAACAATTGGACGATGGTCGCTGGCGTATCTCGGCACGGATGCCGCTCGATGAGGTCGGTGACCTGTTCGACCTCGAGCTGGACGACGAGGACGTGGAGACTGCCGGTGGCCTCATGGCCAAGCAGCTGAACCGGGTGCCGATCATCGGCTCCGAGGTGGTGTGGAAGGGCCTGCGCTTCGTGGCCGAGAAGGCCACCGGGCGCCGCCACCAGATCGACACCATCGTGGTGAGCCGCGAACCCGAACCTGAGCCATCCCCCGATCAGAAGGATGATGATGACTGA
- a CDS encoding MFS transporter gives MTQTHAEDPAHPGPAPVNHKGRIIVSSLVGTTIEFYDFYIYATAAISVFPLLFFHSSGGNGALLASLATFGVAFVARPLGSVLFGHFGDRAGRKATLLASLLTMGVATVLIGLLPTYTSIGIVAPMLLALMRFCQGLGLGGEWSGASLLAGENSRAGKRGFDSMWPQLGAPFGFLLANGFFFMLTMTMNYDSTQATTNHAFLAWGWRLPFLFSAVIVALGLYVRFKLHETPSFQRTKDRGEVVKAPVLEVFRSSWRDLIRGTFIMLATYTLFYLMTTWILSYAIGKVALGYLGISYHSFLVVQLITICAFALTIPISGLLGDKLGRKRFLLVVTVAIIAFGLSFGFFLDPARMGTGSSANLVLMTVFMLIGMTLMGLTFGIQSALLPELFPTNVRYTGSAISYNVSSILGAAVAPFIAAWLAARFGPGSVGLYLVAMAVLTLIALITTHETRDLDLDAIGRDKLAGEVPESVLVDA, from the coding sequence GTGACGCAAACACATGCTGAAGACCCCGCCCACCCGGGTCCTGCCCCGGTGAACCACAAGGGCCGCATCATCGTCTCCTCCCTGGTGGGAACGACGATTGAGTTCTACGACTTCTACATCTACGCAACGGCCGCCATCTCGGTGTTCCCGCTGCTGTTCTTCCACTCCTCGGGTGGCAATGGCGCCCTGCTGGCCTCGCTGGCCACCTTCGGCGTCGCCTTCGTGGCGCGCCCCCTCGGATCGGTGCTGTTCGGCCACTTCGGTGACCGCGCCGGACGCAAGGCGACCCTGTTGGCGTCGCTGCTCACCATGGGGGTGGCGACCGTGCTCATCGGGCTGCTGCCCACCTACACGTCCATCGGGATCGTCGCGCCGATGCTGCTCGCCCTGATGCGCTTCTGCCAGGGCCTCGGCCTGGGCGGCGAATGGTCGGGCGCGTCGCTGCTCGCGGGGGAGAACTCGCGCGCCGGCAAGCGTGGCTTCGACTCCATGTGGCCGCAGCTGGGTGCCCCGTTCGGGTTCCTGCTGGCCAACGGATTCTTCTTCATGCTCACCATGACGATGAACTACGACTCCACCCAGGCCACCACCAACCATGCCTTCCTGGCCTGGGGTTGGCGCCTGCCCTTCCTCTTCTCGGCCGTCATCGTCGCGTTGGGCCTGTACGTGCGCTTCAAGCTGCACGAGACCCCGTCGTTCCAGCGCACCAAGGATCGCGGCGAGGTGGTGAAGGCCCCGGTGCTGGAGGTCTTCCGCAGCTCGTGGCGCGACCTGATCCGTGGCACCTTCATCATGCTGGCCACCTACACGCTGTTCTACCTGATGACCACCTGGATCCTCTCCTACGCCATCGGCAAGGTGGCGCTCGGCTACCTGGGCATCAGCTACCACTCGTTCCTGGTGGTGCAGCTGATCACCATCTGCGCCTTTGCCCTGACCATTCCGATCTCGGGCCTGCTCGGCGACAAGCTTGGGCGCAAGCGCTTCCTGCTCGTGGTCACGGTGGCCATCATCGCCTTCGGCCTGAGCTTCGGGTTCTTCCTCGATCCCGCCAGGATGGGCACCGGCAGCTCGGCCAACCTGGTGCTCATGACGGTCTTCATGCTCATCGGCATGACCCTGATGGGCCTCACCTTCGGCATCCAGTCCGCGCTGCTGCCCGAGCTGTTCCCCACCAATGTGCGCTACACCGGTTCGGCGATCTCCTACAACGTGTCGTCGATCCTCGGTGCCGCGGTGGCGCCGTTCATCGCGGCCTGGCTCGCGGCGCGCTTCGGGCCCGGCAGCGTCGGCCTCTACCTGGTCGCCATGGCCGTGTTGACGCTCATCGCCCTGATCACCACCCACGAGACGCGCGACCTCGACCTTGACGCCATCGGCCGCGACAAGCTCGCCGGCGAGGTGCCCGAATCGGTACTCGTCGACGCCTGA
- a CDS encoding PhoH family protein has protein sequence MHVQRADAGDSDSVRTLTVPASVEMVNVLGPSDTFLRLLESQLDADILVRGNRITLTGTDADVELASDVFTEMITITRTGQGLTTDAVERIVSMESADPEVAPSQVLTQNILSSRGRTIRPKTLNQKRYVDAIDNHTLTFGIGPAGTGKTYLAMAKAVQALQSKKVNRIILTRPAIEAGESLGFLPGTLNEKIDPYLRPLYDALHDMVEPERVPKLLTGGVIEVAPLAYMRGRTLNDAFIVLDEAQNTSPEQMKMFLTRLGFGSKIVVTGDVTQVDLPGGAPSGLRQVESILDGVGDIAFCQLTNRDVVRHRLVGRIVAAYDRFDSRRNAASRER, from the coding sequence ATGCATGTGCAACGCGCCGATGCCGGCGATTCCGACTCGGTACGCACGCTGACCGTTCCCGCGTCGGTGGAGATGGTCAATGTGCTCGGCCCCAGCGACACCTTCCTCCGACTGCTGGAATCGCAGTTGGACGCCGACATCCTGGTGCGCGGAAATCGCATCACGTTGACCGGCACTGATGCCGACGTCGAGCTCGCCTCGGACGTGTTCACCGAGATGATCACGATCACCCGCACCGGGCAGGGCCTCACCACCGATGCGGTCGAACGCATCGTGTCCATGGAGAGCGCCGACCCCGAGGTGGCCCCCTCCCAGGTGCTCACCCAGAACATCCTGTCCAGCCGTGGGCGGACCATCCGGCCCAAGACGCTGAACCAGAAGCGCTATGTCGACGCGATCGACAACCACACGCTGACCTTCGGCATCGGCCCGGCCGGTACCGGCAAGACCTACCTAGCCATGGCCAAGGCCGTCCAGGCGCTGCAGTCCAAGAAGGTCAATCGCATCATCCTGACCCGTCCGGCCATCGAGGCCGGCGAGAGCCTCGGCTTCCTGCCCGGAACGCTGAACGAGAAGATCGACCCCTATCTGCGTCCCCTGTATGACGCATTGCACGACATGGTCGAGCCCGAGCGCGTTCCCAAGCTGCTGACCGGCGGGGTCATTGAGGTGGCGCCCCTGGCCTATATGCGTGGACGCACCCTCAATGACGCCTTCATCGTGCTCGACGAGGCGCAGAACACCAGCCCGGAGCAGATGAAGATGTTCCTCACCCGGTTGGGCTTCGGCTCGAAGATCGTCGTCACCGGCGATGTGACCCAGGTGGACCTGCCCGGGGGAGCGCCGAGCGGCCTGCGACAGGTCGAGAGCATCCTCGACGGCGTCGGCGATATCGCCTTCTGCCAGCTGACGAATCGCGACGTGGTGCGTCATCGCCTGGTGGGTCGCATCGTGGCTGCCTATGACCGCTTCGATTCCCGTCGCAACGCCGCTTCGCGCGAGCGGTGA
- the tgt gene encoding tRNA guanosine(34) transglycosylase Tgt — protein sequence MCAAKSCDFSFSVDHVLPNGLGRSGTITTPHGPISTPAFVVVGTKATVKTVTPEQMDQAGAQAVLANAFHLYLQPGPDIVDEAGGLGRFMNWPGPSFTDSGGFQVMSLGVGFKKVLAMDVTGMQNDDVIAEGKQRDAQVDEDGVTFKSPLDGSTHRFTAEVSMGVQHQLGADIMFAFDELTTLMNTRGYQEDSVRRTQRWAQRCVDEHFRLTDARSGHPYQALFGVVQGAQYEDLRREACRGLRQTRAQVPGHEHEGFDGYGIGGAIEKQHLGDIVGWCAEELPDDKPRHLLGISEPDDLFAACAAGADTFDCVNPSRTARNGAIYTARGRYNVTTAANRRAFVALEEGCDCYTCTHYTRAYLHHMFKAHEFLGKTLATIHNERFTIRLVDSIRHAVRGGEFDALRTEFLGSFYGGATPGRA from the coding sequence GTGTGCGCCGCCAAGTCCTGCGATTTCTCCTTCTCCGTCGACCATGTGCTGCCCAATGGATTGGGGCGGTCCGGCACGATCACCACGCCGCATGGCCCGATCAGCACCCCGGCCTTCGTGGTGGTGGGCACCAAGGCGACCGTCAAGACCGTCACCCCCGAGCAGATGGACCAGGCGGGCGCCCAGGCCGTGTTGGCCAATGCCTTCCACCTCTACCTGCAGCCCGGCCCCGACATCGTGGACGAGGCCGGTGGGCTCGGTCGGTTCATGAACTGGCCCGGCCCCAGCTTCACCGATTCGGGTGGCTTCCAGGTGATGAGCCTCGGCGTCGGCTTCAAGAAGGTGCTCGCCATGGACGTCACCGGCATGCAGAACGACGATGTGATCGCCGAGGGCAAGCAGCGCGACGCCCAGGTGGACGAGGACGGGGTCACCTTCAAGAGCCCGCTGGACGGATCGACCCATCGGTTCACCGCCGAGGTGAGCATGGGCGTGCAGCACCAGCTCGGTGCCGACATCATGTTCGCCTTCGATGAACTCACCACGTTGATGAACACCAGGGGCTACCAGGAGGATTCGGTGCGGCGCACGCAGCGGTGGGCACAGCGCTGCGTCGACGAGCACTTCCGACTCACCGACGCCCGCTCCGGGCACCCCTACCAGGCACTGTTCGGCGTGGTGCAGGGCGCCCAGTACGAGGACCTGCGCCGTGAGGCCTGCCGCGGGTTGCGCCAGACCCGGGCACAGGTCCCGGGCCACGAGCACGAGGGCTTCGACGGCTACGGCATCGGTGGTGCCATCGAGAAGCAGCACTTGGGCGACATCGTGGGGTGGTGTGCCGAGGAACTGCCCGATGACAAGCCCCGTCACCTGTTGGGCATCAGCGAACCCGACGACCTGTTCGCGGCCTGCGCGGCCGGGGCGGACACCTTCGACTGCGTCAATCCCAGTCGCACCGCGCGCAATGGCGCGATCTACACCGCCCGCGGCAGGTACAACGTCACCACCGCCGCGAACCGGCGCGCCTTCGTTGCGCTTGAGGAGGGTTGCGATTGCTACACCTGCACCCACTACACGCGCGCCTACCTGCACCACATGTTCAAGGCCCATGAGTTCCTGGGCAAGACGCTGGCCACCATCCACAATGAGCGGTTCACCATCAGGCTGGTGGATTCGATCCGCCATGCCGTCCGGGGTGGCGAGTTCGACGCCCTGCGCACCGAATTCCTCGGTTCGTTCTACGGGGGCGCCACGCCCGGACGTGCCTGA
- a CDS encoding amidohydrolase — translation MIAPDDEVIDLEGRIVMPGLWDYHVHFDLWAASKTRLDVSGCVSANDTLSRLAASITRLPAGAALIAVGARDSQWPDRPDTRELDAISGNHPVAVYMNDLHSVWVNSRGLQQWGFRDRVTGTASSGVLREQDAFALEDRLDEVDRAARSRALIDAQSEAAARGVVGIVDMQTGGHRIDAWRNRAASPDQRLQVRIACWPDTVDDWVATGLATGALLDDDQWLTAGPLKVIADGSVSARTAWCTESYRRPAPGIDPHGTADISAAELSRLMSLAERSGIEVAVHAIGDATVARVLECFAETGAHGTVEHATVMHDGDLARMADLGLTASVQPAQIIADRLGFAEVWTERPRHVHALASMAAARIRLVFGSDAPVAPLDPWLAISVAVTGREPGSSDGAWQPDETLSVGQALRASTSGINQLVPGGRADLVVLDDDPFTIQPEALAGMRPYLTMSRGRITHRADA, via the coding sequence ATGATCGCTCCCGACGACGAGGTGATCGACCTGGAGGGCCGCATCGTCATGCCGGGACTGTGGGACTACCACGTGCACTTCGACCTGTGGGCAGCCTCCAAGACCCGCCTGGACGTCTCCGGATGCGTCTCGGCCAATGACACCCTGAGCCGGCTGGCTGCCTCCATCACCCGACTGCCCGCGGGAGCGGCCCTCATCGCCGTGGGCGCCCGCGATTCACAGTGGCCCGACCGGCCCGACACCCGTGAGCTGGACGCGATCAGCGGTAACCATCCCGTGGCGGTGTACATGAACGACCTGCACTCGGTGTGGGTGAACAGCCGGGGCCTGCAACAGTGGGGCTTCCGCGACCGGGTGACCGGCACCGCCAGTAGCGGCGTGCTGCGGGAACAGGACGCCTTCGCCCTGGAGGACCGGCTCGACGAGGTGGACCGGGCTGCCCGCAGCCGGGCACTGATCGACGCCCAGTCCGAGGCGGCGGCCCGCGGGGTGGTCGGCATCGTCGACATGCAGACGGGGGGCCATCGCATCGACGCATGGCGCAACCGGGCCGCCTCCCCCGACCAGCGGCTGCAGGTGCGCATCGCCTGTTGGCCGGACACGGTGGATGACTGGGTGGCCACCGGACTGGCCACGGGAGCACTGCTCGACGACGACCAGTGGCTCACCGCCGGGCCACTCAAGGTGATCGCCGACGGCTCGGTATCGGCCCGCACCGCCTGGTGCACGGAGAGCTATCGTCGCCCCGCCCCCGGCATCGACCCGCACGGCACGGCCGACATCAGTGCCGCGGAGCTGAGCAGGCTGATGAGCCTGGCCGAACGCAGCGGCATCGAGGTGGCGGTGCATGCCATCGGGGATGCCACCGTGGCCAGGGTCCTGGAGTGCTTTGCCGAGACTGGCGCGCACGGAACGGTCGAACACGCCACCGTGATGCACGACGGCGACCTGGCCCGCATGGCGGACCTCGGGTTGACCGCCAGCGTGCAGCCCGCCCAGATCATCGCCGACCGACTCGGGTTCGCCGAGGTGTGGACCGAGCGTCCCCGCCATGTGCACGCCCTGGCCTCGATGGCAGCGGCCCGCATCCGGTTGGTCTTCGGCTCGGACGCCCCGGTGGCCCCACTCGACCCATGGCTGGCGATTTCGGTGGCGGTCACGGGCAGGGAACCCGGATCGTCCGACGGCGCCTGGCAGCCCGACGAGACACTCAGCGTCGGGCAGGCACTGCGCGCCTCGACCTCCGGCATCAACCAGTTGGTCCCCGGCGGGCGCGCCGACCTGGTGGTGCTCGACGATGATCCCTTCACCATCCAGCCAGAGGCACTGGCCGGAATGCGCCCCTATCTGACGATGTCGCGCGGCCGCATCACCCATCGCGCCGACGCCTGA
- a CDS encoding DUF5709 domain-containing protein: protein MSDTDEAIPNDGVENDENTELAQLSPADSLIDRGVADPLDEGYIPPDHWSPAQGFGNTASEMARNETIDQRLTQEEPEPDPNAPEHHWNPDHEPRQVGSKRAGRLVAAGGGIDAEDTESESVASDVGISGGAASAEEAAMHIIETDDESDDDDDDVQTDDATVSNDPATDGSGTAEKLDEDQS from the coding sequence ATGAGTGACACCGACGAAGCGATACCCAACGATGGCGTCGAGAACGACGAGAACACGGAGCTGGCCCAGCTGAGTCCGGCAGATTCGCTGATTGATCGCGGCGTCGCTGATCCGTTGGACGAGGGCTACATCCCTCCGGACCACTGGTCGCCGGCGCAGGGGTTCGGCAACACCGCCTCGGAGATGGCCCGCAACGAGACGATTGACCAGCGCCTCACCCAGGAGGAGCCCGAGCCCGATCCCAACGCCCCCGAACACCACTGGAACCCCGATCACGAGCCACGCCAGGTGGGCAGCAAGCGCGCCGGCCGACTGGTGGCCGCGGGCGGTGGCATCGATGCCGAGGACACCGAATCGGAATCCGTGGCCTCTGATGTCGGGATTTCCGGCGGTGCTGCCAGCGCCGAGGAAGCTGCCATGCACATCATCGAGACCGACGACGAGTCCGACGATGATGATGACGATGTGCAGACCGATGACGCCACCGTGAGCAACGATCCCGCGACGGACGGGTCGGGCACCGCCGAGAAGTTGGACGAGGACCAGTCCTGA
- the era gene encoding GTPase Era: MMMTDQQPAGSQEFRSGFVCFVGRPNAGKSTLTNALVGSKIAITSSKPQTTRHAVRGVLHRADGQLIIIDTPGLSKPRSLLQQRLNDLVRSTWSEVDVVALVFPADEHIGPGDIYLATQLAELAKPPTLVAIVTKTDLVSPERLAKHLLRVARLQDDLAITFAHILPCSARSGSQVGEVADVLLSLMPPGPDYYPDGEITDEPDETLVAELIREAALEEVRDELPHSIAVEVDEMMLRDGRPIDRPLVDIFASMIVERDSQRGIMVGHAGERIKRIGVRARRQIRALLGTQVHLDLRVKVVKDWQRDAKQLNRLGF; encoded by the coding sequence ATGATGATGACTGACCAACAGCCCGCGGGCAGCCAGGAATTCCGCAGCGGATTCGTCTGCTTCGTCGGACGCCCGAATGCCGGGAAGTCGACGCTCACCAATGCCTTGGTGGGTTCGAAGATCGCCATCACCAGCAGCAAGCCGCAGACCACGCGCCATGCCGTGCGGGGCGTGCTCCACCGTGCCGATGGCCAGCTGATCATCATCGACACCCCCGGGCTGAGCAAGCCGCGCTCCCTGCTGCAACAGCGTCTCAATGATCTGGTGCGTTCCACCTGGTCGGAGGTCGATGTGGTTGCGCTCGTGTTCCCTGCCGATGAGCACATCGGTCCCGGCGACATCTACCTGGCAACCCAGCTCGCCGAACTCGCCAAGCCGCCGACCCTGGTGGCGATCGTGACCAAGACCGATCTGGTCAGTCCCGAACGGCTGGCCAAACACCTGCTGCGCGTCGCCAGGTTGCAGGACGACCTGGCCATCACCTTCGCCCACATCCTGCCCTGCTCGGCCCGGTCGGGCTCCCAGGTGGGGGAGGTGGCCGATGTGCTCCTCAGCCTGATGCCCCCGGGTCCCGACTACTATCCCGACGGTGAGATCACCGATGAGCCCGACGAGACCCTCGTGGCCGAGCTCATCCGCGAGGCGGCACTGGAGGAGGTCCGTGACGAGCTTCCCCACTCGATCGCCGTGGAGGTGGACGAGATGATGCTGCGCGACGGTCGCCCGATCGACCGTCCACTGGTCGACATCTTCGCTTCGATGATCGTCGAGCGCGATTCGCAGCGCGGGATCATGGTGGGCCATGCCGGTGAGCGCATCAAGCGCATCGGCGTGCGGGCCCGACGCCAGATTCGGGCGCTGCTGGGCACCCAAGTGCACCTTGACCTGCGCGTCAAGGTGGTCAAGGACTGGCAACGCGATGCAAAGCAGTTGAACCGCCTCGGTTTCTGA
- the ybeY gene encoding rRNA maturation RNase YbeY yields MIDLSNESGEEVDTQALIRLARFALDKLRIHPQADLSILLVDVDTMTAYHKQFMNLDGPTDVMSFPMDELREPADGEAPPRGLLGDIVICPAFTSAQAPGNGRTNQEEIEYLLIHGLLHLLGHDHAEPDEKAVMFGLNDRIIADWRAEQGSD; encoded by the coding sequence ATGATTGACCTGAGCAATGAGTCCGGTGAAGAGGTCGACACCCAGGCGCTGATCCGACTGGCCCGCTTCGCGCTCGACAAGTTGCGCATCCACCCGCAGGCGGACCTGTCGATCCTGCTGGTGGACGTGGACACCATGACGGCCTATCACAAGCAGTTCATGAACCTCGACGGGCCCACCGACGTGATGAGCTTCCCCATGGACGAGCTGCGCGAGCCGGCCGACGGCGAGGCACCACCGCGTGGCCTGCTCGGCGACATCGTGATCTGTCCGGCCTTCACCAGCGCCCAGGCCCCCGGGAACGGGCGCACCAACCAGGAAGAGATCGAGTACCTGCTCATCCATGGGCTGCTGCACTTGTTGGGCCACGATCACGCCGAGCCCGACGAGAAGGCTGTGATGTTCGGGCTGAACGATCGGATCATTGCCGATTGGCGGGCCGAGCAGGGTTCGGACTGA
- the pip gene encoding prolyl aminopeptidase, translating into MTAGAVVRPQRVRYPDIEPYDERMLDVGDGQSLHVEQSGNPDGIPVVFVHGGPGGGIGRDYRGFFDPELFRIIGFDQRGCGLSTPHVSQLHDAAQMASNTTAHLVGDMERLRTELGIELWGVFGGSWGSTLSLAYAEQFPERVNWLVLRGIFTLRRSELDWYYNGGASMVYPEHWQHFLAPLRRAGFDLDGDNIVGYHRLLWSEDHELARAAGLAWTRWEAATSSLLYSAEHVEESSDPDAALAFARIENHYFAHHGFLRENQLIEQAGRLGDIDGVIVQGRYDMCCPAATSHELHKAWPRADYRVVMAGHSAFEPNITSELVLATDRLAARG; encoded by the coding sequence GTGACCGCCGGCGCGGTGGTGCGTCCCCAGCGGGTGCGCTATCCCGATATCGAGCCCTATGACGAGCGGATGCTCGACGTGGGTGACGGCCAGTCGCTGCACGTGGAGCAGAGTGGCAATCCCGACGGCATCCCCGTGGTGTTCGTGCACGGCGGTCCCGGTGGGGGCATTGGCCGCGACTACCGCGGATTCTTCGACCCCGAGTTGTTCCGCATCATCGGCTTCGACCAGCGCGGTTGCGGGCTGTCCACCCCGCATGTGTCCCAGTTGCACGATGCCGCGCAGATGGCGTCCAACACCACTGCCCACCTGGTGGGTGACATGGAGCGCCTGCGCACCGAACTGGGCATTGAGCTGTGGGGCGTGTTCGGCGGATCCTGGGGCAGCACCCTGTCGCTGGCCTATGCCGAGCAGTTCCCCGAACGGGTGAACTGGCTCGTCCTGCGGGGAATCTTCACCCTGCGTCGCAGCGAACTGGACTGGTACTACAACGGCGGGGCCTCCATGGTCTACCCCGAGCACTGGCAGCACTTCCTGGCGCCGCTGCGCCGCGCCGGCTTCGACCTCGATGGCGACAACATCGTCGGCTACCACCGCCTGTTGTGGAGCGAGGACCATGAGCTCGCCCGGGCGGCCGGACTCGCCTGGACGCGGTGGGAGGCCGCCACGTCGAGCCTGCTGTACAGCGCCGAGCACGTCGAGGAATCCAGCGATCCGGACGCCGCACTGGCGTTCGCGCGCATCGAGAACCACTACTTTGCCCACCACGGATTCCTGCGCGAGAACCAGCTGATCGAACAGGCGGGCCGGCTCGGCGACATCGACGGGGTGATCGTGCAGGGCCGCTATGACATGTGCTGCCCCGCGGCCACCAGCCATGAGCTGCACAAGGCCTGGCCACGCGCCGACTACCGCGTCGTGATGGCGGGCCATTCGGCCTTCGAACCCAACATCACCTCCGAGTTGGTGTTGGCCACCGATCGCCTGGCCGCCCGCGGCTAG